The window CAATACCAAGAAAGAActcctccctttctctctctcctgatTATGAGCCAGATTTAATAGCAGAAATAACACAAATTGCAGATGTCTACCCTTCACTTTTTCTGAGTACACTTCTTGTGAAAAGTAGcatattaaaatacaatttatatTCACAGACAATAAAGCCTTTATTGTTGATTTCAAGCAATGAAACTACACCACTGAAGGGAAACTGCAATTAAGGCCTTTAAAGTACAGTGTGAGCCGGAGCAGAAAATAGCATATTCAGGCTCAGAATGTTCAGTTTCTCTTTCACAGGGATGGTTATGGGGCAGATTCAAGCCCTTTCAGTGAAAATTCTCTACACATTTAGCAGATGAACCATTGCAAAAAATTTTAGGCTCcttctcccaaaaaaaaaaagattaaaaataccATAATTTTATGTAGTTCTTCTGTGAGTATGTCAACCAATGTCTGATTGCAAGACTGTAAGTATTACCTGTCCTTATCCACAACAACTGTTGTAGGGTAAGACTGGTTACTTTTATTCCCAGTACCTAACTGGCCATATGAATTGGCTCCCCAGGCATATATCTGACCTTCATCTGTTAGCACTAATGTATGTGCATAGCCACAGGCAACCTGTAAGGaacaataaaaagaagaaaaactcatttttatGCAATAGTAAGTTAATACAGACAGATACATCTTATGCTATAGGTTATGCCATTGATTCTAGGCTagtgtaaaaattaaaaatacaggtaagtttattaaaaatggaaggaaagtAGATGAAGTgactttgggggaaaaaatttacCAATGAGAAACCCTGACAGATAATCTCAAGAGCAGAGCAAAAAGAATAGCTAGAAactgagaaagaaggaaagctATATGACAAATATGAACAATACCCAGAAAAGTAAAGATTGTCTGTCTTGCATTGACACCTGGCTCCATGGACAACTGCTCTAATATGAATAGCTTCACCACTGGAAAAACAGCTAAGGTCTCCCTGTCTGATCCTCTCATCCCTGACAGccacacaaaacacaaaactgccccctccctgtgccagaggATCAGAGGATCCTCTGCTGAGGtaagtccccatccctggaagtgttcaaggccaggtttgtTGGGGCTCTGAGGAACCCAGTctagcagaaggtgtccctACCCACGGCAGGGGATGGAACTGGATGGTTTTTagggtccctttcaacccaggccattctgtaattctctAAACTTACATCACTGCAAGAAAACTCTCACAGTACAGTCTGAGAACCACACAAGATAAGCAACAAGAGCAATCAGTCAGGAAAGAGATGGAAGAGACAAAACTCTCCATTTCGATGGCAGCCCACAATTGTATCAACTCATAACTTCATGGAAACCCCCTTggtcctgctgagctgcctcctCACATCAGATTGTTCAAAAAATCCACTTCACATATGCAGCACATGCCCCACATGCAGACAGATACACAGTGGCAACATTACCAGCAGcagtcctgctctgcaggagttCGTGTAACTTAGTAGAGATAGACAGCTACTGAAAACCAATTTACATTGTTCATAACTAGCTCACCTATATGATCTGCAAAGATACACCATAAACACATATACTCCACTGACATCCATGAAGCAGTTGATGTACTTTAAGTGAAATAAACTATCAAGTTATTTACTGAGTGGAGATCTACAACATGGTATTAAATGATATCAAGTAAAGGAAGTGAACAGAAACAGAATCTAAGCCAAACCTGCTGGAGCATTCACTCTCTAAACAGAAGATAAATACAGGGGAACATAATACTCACTTTATTATGTTACTATCCAACAGTAGTTGCTACCAGCAAAGCTACTGTCTACATCCTAGGCACTGGATATAAAATGACATCATTAAATGAgttccttttaaaatacttaagaAATTCATAGCTTTCCTGAGTAAACACAATAAATAGGATCCAAAGTTCAAAATGCTCTTTCAAATTTTCAACAGGTTACAAAACCATATTTTCTAACAGCTTGTATCATTTTCCTGTCAGTATCCTCTACTTCACATTAATCAATTAAAAACTTCCAGAATCAGTCCTGCAGtaactttaaatatttctcaCTATACAAAAGAAGTTAACAGTTTGCTAGTTACACTGGTGGTAGCCCCACTACTTGGTAAAGTGCAATAATCTCCAAAGGTCAAGACTAACTGTGGAATCATACCAAATGTTAGCCAAATGCAGTGGGAGGCAATTTATTCAGATTCCAAACACCAGTAAGTCACTGTGGCTGGGATGCAGTTCTAAAATGAAATTCAGTCCACAAGACAGACAAAATGCtaaactgcagcatttttccAGCACAAAAAGGCAGAGGTTAATAAAGAATGCAATATCCTAGAAAGACACTGTTATTTACTAAAAcaacagcaatattttttaattaactttcacagggaaaaaagaagaaaacaaaaacatttttaatggtCTAGTCCTCTAAGTAAAATCCTGACCTCACTGAAGTTAATGGCAAAATTTCCACTGACCTCCACAGGTCACAGTTTCTCCCCTGCTGGGAGAGGTCCACTTTAGGACACATGTGTTTCATTCTGATGTCACTTTTTAAACAAAGGACTATCTCTTTCAAAGGCAGCACATGCTGTCTATGGGACTCTTGCAGAGGCtcctggagggtttggggaggagcagcacagacgTACCCGCTGCACACGaatgccctgcagggctgcgaTCCGGCACGGCGTGGGCTGGTTgccgctgctgcccagccccagctggccaTTCCCATTGTACCCCCAGACATAGACCTTGAAACAGAGACAGGGACTGTTAGCTGCTTGCTACTATTCACTTCTTTTTGTTGTCTTAGGTAAACACAAACATATTCACACATATACCTTCCTATGTAAACACATATATACGCACACACGTTTTTCTCTAAAATGCCGGTTACATACTCATCTAGAATTCTTCCACACTCATGGTCTTTAGGAGTTAGATTATGTAGGactacaatattttaaaaggaagaacagaaaatcaGTGACTCATATGGCTGCTTGCCAGCACGGAGTAAATCCAGCACAATACTTCCCTTCTTCAAAGAGCTGATTTCTCATTCCAAAATCTTCTAACAGAAAACACACTAGAACAATTATAAAATGGAAGCTGTGCACAACAGTTTGAGTAGGCAGCTTTATGCGAaacaagaaaaagggaaaacactGAGCTCTGATAATTTCAGTGACATCATGTTTTACTGCAGTCTGGCTACTTAGTTCTAAACTCAAGTGTTTGGAGAAATAGAGCTAGCAAGATGTATACTGCCCAACATCATCAGCTCATATGAACAAAGTGTAGAACTTTACAGCCTCCCTGTATCTTtgcaaagagaataaaaaagtaTGAGAGAGATTCAAGAGGTACTCCAGTACAAAAAATATATGCAATGTACTTTTGTTCTCTTAAGATATGTGAATATGagcactgaaaattaaaatatcattcAGTGATTATTCTCACATTCACTGACTACTCTCACATACAATACTTCAGATTCTAGTATAGACAATAATTTGTCTATGAATGCTAAGGACAGCAGTGGTATAATAACAAAGGTGGTTATGAGCAGTATAAGGAGCTAGACTCGAGGGAGTTTGGAAAGCTAAACTTCCTTTCTGAGTAATAGCTCATTACTACCAGGTTTGAAATTATCTACGTGCCAAGTTATTACATGAAGTAAAACTCAGTCCAAATATTCACGTGAAGTTTCTTACCTCTCCATTTTCCACCACAGCCATAGAGCACATCTGCCCACAAGCTATATTAAcaactattttattttgtagGCAGCCAGTAACTCTTCGAGGAATTGTTTGATTTGCTGTTGAACCAGATCCAACCTGGCCCGAGTTATTATAACCCCATGTGTACACCTGTTGCAAAAGAATCGTCATCAAAGATGGCTTTAAAATATGCAGttcaagagaggaaaaagccgtatgaataaaaaaattggttttttatGTGAAAGTGGATGTATTCCTAGGAAGACACACAGGTTTACAAGTGAACTGTTTCTTATAAAAATATGCCAATCTAAGCATTTATATATTCCATTATGTTCCTCCATTCAAAGGTAAGGGGAAACACAATGGCTGCAGTTAATGCTGGAAGAATCCATTGCTACTTTTCCAGAACCCAAACTAGAATATCTAAGTGGCACAAATGCCACCTCAAGGTAAATTCCAGGAAACTTTTTACTTTGGCAGGTAAAATTCCTTACAGTGAATGTGATTTACATTAACATCAGCTGTAATGCCACTAAGCATTTAAAGTAGAGTATAGCATAGGAAGGAACTGGCTGTGTAATTTGTTGTTACAAGCAGAAGTGGCACAAAATCAGCTACGCCCTCACaagtttcaatttttttgaaACATTTGTGTTACATCAGCACTGTGAGGATTGGAGGAAGCAAGGTCTAATGCTAGAGGTGCAGAgtgttttgctgtttctcaCATATGTGAGTTTCATTAAGAGAAAAGAGACACTTGTTCCCACTATACTCACCTCTCCATCAGAGGTTAACACCATGGAGTGGTGAGAGCCACAGGCAACCTCAATGACTTTCTTGTTCACCAAGTTAGTAGAGACTTGACAGGGAATGGAGCCATGATTTGTTGTACCATTGCCCAGCTGACTGTAAGCGTTATGACCCCATGTATACACTTCTCCTTCTACAAGAAAAATGTAAAGAGCTGTTTGAAAAATCTCTACTTTTCCAATGAGTACACAACACAAAATTACAAACTAAAAAGTCAAATTCAGTAACAATATGCATACTTAAgtgtataaatacatatatgaCCTATGGGGCTGTTCAGCCCATGAACATACCAATGCTACCAGGCTCACATAGTGTTGACCACAAATCCAAATGGATAGTGGTCAGCATAATCAGCATAATCATAGCAAAGGAAAACATACTGCTGCAAGAAAAGGGATGGTGTAATACAGAAGAGAAAAGGATGAAATGACAGTCAGAGCCCCCATTTCAATTTCTGTTTTACTGACAATGAATCAGAATTTCTTGTCCATGCCCTGGCACTGTTTCCCATTTTggaaaattcaaaaaataagctttcattttcttacaATATGCATACTGCCTAAGGAGGATTCCCTCAGAACTACAAAGGCAAAATACGCTACACTAAAACAATACTTCACTACAATAACTGGTTAAATCTAATTACTTTATCCTACCAAAAGTGAACAACCCTTTCCTCAGTTCACCAACATGTGAATACAAATTTCAGTAAACATGTGAAATATACAGCACAGAAACATACAGCAAAGTGGCAATGACAATAATTAAAAGAATTAAGAATTGTGTAACATATAAGAGCCCTCTAAAAGGGCAGTTTAAAAGGCTGTGCTGAAGAAAAGCTATTAATGCAAATGGAGTTATGAGTAAACCTCATCAAGGATCAGCTCCTGACCTGCTCTTTGGCAGTACTTCATCAGGTTAAGGAGTGTGAGTGTGTCAGTGGGATCTGCCAGTAACAAAGGTCAGAGgaatacatatgcatacataAAAAAAGCGTGCAGAATGGTCTGCCATGAAGACTGGAGGAAATGAATGTAAAAGAACACATTTACAACATAATTCCACCTACTTTTAGTCATAATCTAGAATactgaaaaacatttcctttcattGACAGAGACAGGTAAGTGTGAATATCATCAATCAGGCTCTAAGAGAACCTCACTAGGAacataatattaataatttttcctcAAGAGTAACATACTTAATTATGAACATAAAAGCCACTACCACAATGTGGATAATACAGCATCAGTGCAGGAAGCCAACATAATGGGTCTTTAAAGCACATCCAGAATTAGGTACTGGAGGGAAAAGATGCATTTTGGCCGAAGGACATTGCTGGCACAAGACCATAGGGGCATAATGTAGCCACTAATGCATTCCAAGAGCTATCAGAAGTCTTGAACTTAACtgagaagtgaaagaaaaaacctTTCCAAAAGTAGTAACAAGATCAGAGCAGGGCTTGAAAAACTCCTGAAAATAACAAGCTAGCTGACATGTCATATTTGCCAATTAAAATTTGACTTAACAGCCCAGAATGCTCAACTCTCTCTCTTATGTTACCAGCCCAGACCTTTTACACCTGCTGGATGAATTTAAGTGGACTCTCTGAAGAAGCAATATTCAGGTCATACTTTACCTTCTGTAGCAAGAACAACATGAGGGCCACTTCCATAGCTCAGGCAGGCTATCTTTTTGCCACACAGGGAATCTAACCTCCTTGGTATTATAGTGCTCTGCATGTCTCCTGTTCCCAAACAGCCACTGCAGTTCATGCCAAGCACAAAAACCTGTAATAAAAGAATCACAGACTCATAACTTAGGTTGCAATGGAGAGCTTCCTCCAAAGGTCAACTCGTCCACCTCTGTGTTCACCAAAGATCTAAACAGATCAGTTGACTCAAGGCCATGTTCAAAAGATTCTTGTACATGGAAAACAAATCTCAGAACTGCTTCAGGATTTAACCCTTCTTACGGCATTCTTTTCCTAGTACTGAATCAGAAAATGCCATCTTGCAGTTTGTGTCCACtgcctctcatcctgtcactatGCATTTGCAACAAATACCTAACTCCATCTTCTCTTTGTTCTATGATTGTGGTAAGAAGCCtttaatttaaactgaaaatgtttcagaCATTTTTGCATGCAACTTTCTCTAGGTGTACTATTATACTACTGGCCTTCACGGTAACTTGACACATAACTGATTAAACATGTCACATTCATACACACTCTTGGACAATTACCTCATCATTTTCAGTGGCATACAACACTTCATTACCAGCACTGCCAAATACACAGGCTTGACGAATTAACTTGATGTGTTCTGgggaacagagagaaaaaatcgGCCATTTCCCAACATCcagcatcttcagggctgaCAAGAGTGTTGCCTCCAAGGCCTGGTATTATAAAAAATGCTATCAAATATctgcacagaaaaaacacaTGCCTTTGCATAGCAAAAAACTATAAACACCACCATCTCCTTTTTCAGCCACAAAACCAGTATTTTAATTCTATAATACTTGAAAGGAAGACAttaaataaacatataaaatatatcatgATCTAGAAATAAAGGATCAACTTTAATGGAGGAAAGTACCATGCAGGAGGTTAAATGGTGAGGACATATATTCACTATATTCATGCAACATAAGTGCTGTCTTACAGAATTCAATGTATATTAAATTCTGTAAGACAGCATTCCAATATAAAGTGCAAAGTGTATATTCAAAATTTGAAATCTCTGTATTTTCCCTTGGTGCTAAAAttgctgttaaaaaaagaaaccataaaAGAACTCTGCCCAAGAAtacactttgagaaatatgcatATTTGTTTTCATGTATGCATTTCTCCTACCTCCAAATTATACAAAGCTGTGAAAAAATTCTAGTTTGGAGTCTGAAGCATGTTATATCAGCCACAAGAATATTGCTTTTTCAATTAGTATCACTGACTATGAAAAAATATACACAGGAATATATATAAcattagaaaattaaaaccaacaCCCTAAATTAACcctaaattaaattattttgaaaaataccaGCTAATCAcacatttctttattatttacttcagaggaggggaaagaaggATTGGCCATCttcataggaaaaaaagttgTGGTTTTGATCACACCAGTTCTTTCCCCATCTCCTTGCAGCAAATATAACTGACCAACTTCAGCCAAATTTGCAAGTGAAAGGGAAGTCAGATTCTGCTGACACAATCAGcttggcagcaggcagctggacAAACAGACATTATGTTATGAAATAAGTCAGCGAGCAAGTAGGTCCAAGCTAATCCTAGGAGACATTGTTCCCTGTGACATGTAGCAGGGTTGTAGCAGAATCCATATGGAATCAGTCTTTGTTCATCTGCTGCttgcagaataatttcttttatgtCAAGAGGTTACTATTCATTCCACAGAGAATTTTAGGCCCTCTTAAGATATGATAATAAATACTGAAAGCATCACAGACTATTCTTCCAACTGCATCAACAAAACTGCACCCCACTTTTGTGCAAGACTGAAGAAGCCGGAAATTCAAAAGGACAGTCAGGGTGTCCTTCAATTTTACAGACTCCTTTACTGGAATAACATACTGGTTTCTTTATAATGTGGGCTCTAAATTCCAAGTGCTCAGTGGGTCAGAACCCATTCATCTTATAtagaaaagttgtttttttctttaaccttGTTCTAACAAAGCACTCATGTCATACCCTCATAATTAACAGGTTAAAAAATTGCCTCAAACTGTAGCATTTTTTAACACTAAAATAATACACTGCAAGAAAAACTCCCCAACTACTCTTATAAAAAGCACCCAAGGAAATACTTATgattctgattaaaaaaaaaaaaaaaaagaaagaaccaaAACTTTATCagacaaaaaaatccataatcTAAATcctgtctctgtaaatcctgtcTCTGGAATTATTAGTTACACTCAGTAAGAGATCAGTATCAGTAAGAgatatttttccacttttcaaGACTTTCTCCCCTCACACAGTTCCACGttatgttttgtttcaaaaatatgaaaaccaTTTCAACTCTTAGCCTACCAATATTTATATCCTGTAAGTGACCAGTTCCCTCATTATATTGCACAAAGTAATGAAAGGCAGACTTAGACACCAATCTCAGACGTTATATGAGCATATTGTTCTTCTAATATTTTCTGGATGACTTAGGCAAGATTTCTTCAGCTAGTATAATGTCTTCTAACCatagcttttgttttctgtctacCTTGGAAAGTACTTGCATGTACTAAGCTATTGCTAAATGGAACCTTTTGAGCAGAGCAGTACAGAATTCCCAGTACAAATCAACACTCTGACCTTGGCACTGACTCCTTGAGGAGGAGGTTCATCCTCCATATGGACTTGTGCTTGTGTCCCCCTGCAGAGAGAGTGAGCTGTGGTTAAAATCATCATATCATATTGCTGAAACAATACTTTCTGAAACCATCCACACTTAATAAAGCCAGTTAAGATAGTTATCTTCTTCTGTGGGgtgagaaaacaagaaatgcaAAGCTCTCCGTTTTGCTGTTACATACAACTATACAATGATCAGTTAGGCAGACTCTGCTCTTCTGTAGTCTTACCTAAAATATTAACTCTTGGACAAAacatctttttaaaacaaataggaaaattaatcaGATTGTGATTGGAAAGAAAGATGTTTTATGAGCACCATACTCCAATGTCTTTTCAttgcagcagaaataaattgaGAACCTTCCTGACATAATGCTTTAAGACAtttctttcagcacagaaaaagcaCACTGCTCAGAGAATTCAATTTCTGGCTTAAGCTTTCAAAATTACTTATTCCAGTTCCATTCTGAAACCAATCCTAAAAAAACATTTGTGTCTTTTCAGGTTTACTAAGAGCTGCTAAAAATTCATTCTGCTTCAGAAAATATTGTCAGCCCCATAAATTACCTGTATAATTTCCATGACGTACATTATCAATAGAAACAGATCTTCAGACCAGCTGTTTCTTCAGAAATATACACAGCTCTACTATCCTAAAATTATTTCCTAACATAAAGCCATGCAACTCTGCTTTCAGTAAAACTACAAAAATgagaagcagctctgaagcTGTACAAGCCTCTTTCACTGAACAGTGATGAAAGTTGTACACATCATTTTCTTTGAGATACATTGGTTCGGACATAGCtaaaatctgtttatttctCGCATAAAATCACGTCTCTAAAATTCTGACTACAGGCAGAATAACATCCAACAAACAGTTaccattttattaattttcagacTAATACCACATTAAAACAAGTATCAAATGTAACTGCATAAAACAGCCTAACTTAATACTAAACACATCTCTTATGTAAGACTTCATGCCTTAAGACCCAACCCAGTTACACAAAATACATGAAATTAGTATGACTAAAGTATGGTAAATGTTAATGATTCAACAGGTAATCTACtgaataaacacacaaaaattattttcttgaaacaaataaaaacctgaaCAACTCTGCAGCTCGACCATGCTGAATATGCACAACTGTTAAGCTTAAGCTTCAACACAACTCACAAATCTACACACACAGAGTGTATTTCATACAGCTAGTTTGAGACATCACATGAAGAATTCAGCTCATGTGTGAAAGTCCACGGTGACTTTGAGCTTAAGGCTCAAACACACAACCAAACTGAAACAACTAGAAGCCAAGTTATATTCCCCTTCAACTAGGACAGACTGAAGGGCTGACTCAGTCACCGACACATCAGCACTACTGGTATTTGAGATGACCTTGGGGATCCCTGACACCAAACAGAGCTGGCAGATACAATTCAGGACCCACGGGATATAAACACATCCATgccaagctggagcagcagccaagaACTAAATGGCAccagacagccctgcctgtgcagctgagcagtgCCCTGAGTGAGCACACACGGCCTTTGACCAAGATTTACACCTTCATGGAAATGGGGGAGCTTGCTGAGCTCTTGCATTTAAGCAATTGCTTATTTTCTTCAACGTACTTGCTCCAAAACCAAGAATGCAACAGTTGACTTTGTGTGCATTATCTCTAGTTAAAGTAGAAACAAGTCCCCTAATCAAGGCCTTTGCCTGTACTTCTGAACCGCTCTGAAACTTTTCATTTCAAGTATGCCAGCAGTCCTCCTGTGAAATTGACTGTCAAGGCTATCCAGTATTTTGCAGCACCATTTGATACAAAACTGATATCCATGATTCTTCAGGTTCCAGTATTTCACTTCAATTGCACCAGTTCAGACAAAAGCATAGTTTCACTTAAAAGCAGTTGATTAGTTAGCATAAAGATAGATTAGGATCTAACCACCTCAGTTAATTAATAAAAAGTGCTGCACTTCATTACTTTTCAGACTCCCGACAGTTTTGCCTTCCCTTTTCTACAACAAAGATCAGTTACATGCCCTCCCAACTCAAAAGTTAGAACATGTCTTATCTTCTGTATAACTATGATAAAATTACCCTGCAACTCAATTTTCAGTTTGCTCTGCAAACATAGACACCTTACTTCTGAGCAACCCCACAGGAGTACACACGGTGACTCAAATTATGCCAGTTTAGTCTTCTATCCAAATTCATGTCTTCTAATAAAAGTACATACTGAGTGCCACATATCTGTATCTGCAAAGTCATTCTTTCTAAAAATCTGTAATTGATTTAGGAGTATATATCCACCTGGGGATCCCAAAaattaagacagaaaaaaattaaacctgtTTAAGAACTATTCTTATCCGTACATGTTTAAAATATTAGTAATTATTCATATTTTCCTACTTGCATGaatttttctccagaaaaataaCCATTGTGAAAGCAgtcaagcaaagaaaaaacagtatttttatcaaaaattaaaagacaaaaacctCTATATTTGAGTAAATCAGGTACAGGAGAAAAACATATCCTAGCTATTTCAGACAAGTTACTGGGATTGTTTGTCTACTAAATCTTATAATATGCGCACAACTGCTAAAACCCATTACTTTAAAATAGCTAGCTACAACATTTGAAAAGAATGCAATACTTATTTTAGAAAGTAAAAAGGTAAGCCAGAAACATTTCTCATGGCTGAAAACTTGATAACTTTCCCTATCtgtatttccaaaaaaaaaataattctgaagtGCAAATCTAAAGGAGAAAATACCATTATTGTAAACATTCATTTCTTGAGGCCGTGCACAGCCttttgatataaaaatatttatattaaactCCCACAAATCTATTATCTGGAATCCAAGTACCATTAAGAATCTGGACAGCACACTCTGGCAGTCTGAGTTTAGGTCTTGGAAACTGGAAGCTCTGACCATCGTTTTGGCCCAGCCACAATAGGTCTTTGGGTAAGACACACATGCCTCTGCAGTACACATAAGATTGAGTTAAAGAACATAAATACTAAATCTGGTAGCCAAGCTTCATTAACAGCCCCAGACCATTTAACCCTAAATATTTAAACAGGTTCACTGACTCATCTGAATGTAAACATTCTTGTAGACTCTCTCTCTAGGAACTtggcaagcaaacaaaaattctCAGAACTCCACTTAGTATTTCCTCCCACTTAACTTGAGCATTTATGAACCTCATCTGCTGATTCAAAGGTCTGTCTGCAGCTTCTTCCCCAAGGACTCTAACCACAGGCTTAGGAAAGACTACAAAGCAAAAGTCACAGAGAAAAGTGACTTGGTAAGACTTTTAGAAAAGGCACCTAACCTTCTCTGGTATTCCTGACTTCTCAGCAGTTTCCTACAAGAGTAGTCATTACATGATGCTAACTTGCCCAAGCAATTTCGCAGGAGAGATCAGATCACCAATACTGCCAACGTGCACTCCTTTAACAGGTCACATTCCTTTCTAGGAAGACTATTTCCAACATTATCTTCTTTCTTC is drawn from Zonotrichia leucophrys gambelii isolate GWCS_2022_RI chromosome 1, RI_Zleu_2.0, whole genome shotgun sequence and contains these coding sequences:
- the LOC135448631 gene encoding RCC1 and BTB domain-containing protein 2 isoform X2, encoding MEDEPPPQGVSAKALEATLLSALKMLDVGKWPIFSLCSPEHIKLIRQACVFGSAGNEVLYATENDEVFVLGMNCSGCLGTGDMQSTIIPRRLDSLCGKKIACLSYGSGPHVVLATEEGEVYTWGHNAYSQLGNGTTNHGSIPCQVSTNLVNKKVIEVACGSHHSMVLTSDGEVYTWGYNNSGQVGSGSTANQTIPRRVTGCLQNKIVVNIACGQMCSMAVVENGEVYVWGYNGNGQLGLGSSGNQPTPCRIAALQGIRVQRVACGYAHTLVLTDEGQIYAWGANSYGQLGTGNKSNQSYPTTVVVDKDRVVEIAACHSAHTSAAKTQSGQVYMWGQCRGQSVAVPHLTHFTCTDDVFACFATPAVMWRLLSVEPDDHLTVAQSLKKEFDNPETADLKFLVDGKYIHVHKVLLKIRCEHFRSVLNNDDEIIEMSAFSYPVYRAFLEYLYTDNIRLPPEDAIGLLDLATLYRENRLKKLCQQTIKQSICEENAIALLSAAVKYEAQQVVA
- the LOC135448631 gene encoding RCC1 and BTB domain-containing protein 2 isoform X1; protein product: MEDEPPPQGVSAKALEATLLSALKMLDVGKWPIFSLCSPEHIKLIRQACVFGSAGNEVLYATENDEVFVLGMNCSGCLGTGDMQSTIIPRRLDSLCGKKIACLSYGSGPHVVLATEEGEVYTWGHNAYSQLGNGTTNHGSIPCQVSTNLVNKKVIEVACGSHHSMVLTSDGEVYTWGYNNSGQVGSGSTANQTIPRRVTGCLQNKIVVNIACGQMCSMAVVENGEVYVWGYNGNGQLGLGSSGNQPTPCRIAALQGIRVQRVACGYAHTLVLTDEGQIYAWGANSYGQLGTGNKSNQSYPTTVVVDKDRVVEIAACHSAHTSAAKTQSGQVYMWGQCRGQSVAVPHLTHFTCTDDVFACFATPAVMWRLLSVEPDDHLTVAQSLKKEFDNPETADLKFLVDGKYIHVHKVLLKIRCEHFRSVLNNDDEIIEMSAFSYPVYRAFLEYLYTDNIRLPPEDAIGLLDLATLYRENRLKKLCQQTIKQSICEENAIALLSAAVKYEAQDLEEFCFRFCINHLTVVTQTQGFADMDHDLLKNFISKASRVGAFRN
- the LOC135448631 gene encoding RCC1 and BTB domain-containing protein 2 isoform X3, with the protein product MEDEPPPQGVSAKALEATLLSALKMLDVGKWPIFSLCSPEHIKLIRQACVFGSAGNEVLYATENDEVFVLGMNCSGCLGTGDMQSTIIPRRLDSLCGKKIACLSYGSGPHVVLATEEGEVYTWGHNAYSQLGNGTTNHGSIPCQVSTNLVNKKVIEVACGSHHSMVLTSDGEVYTWGYNNSGQVGSGSTANQTIPRRVTGCLQNKIVVNIACGQMCSMAVVENGEVYVWGYNGNGQLGLGSSGNQPTPCRIAALQGIRVQRVACGYAHTLVLTDEGQIYAWGANSYGQLGTGNKSNQSYPTTVVVDKDRVVEIAACHSAHTSAAKTQSGQVYMWGQCRGQSVAVPHLTHFTCTDDVFACFATPAVMWRLLSVEPDDHLTVAQSLKKEFDNPETADLKFLVDGKYIHVHKVLLKIRCEHFRSVLNNDDEIIEMSAFSYPVYRAFLEYLYTDNIRLPPEDAIGIRKKRCSIRTHAQGG